The Arachis ipaensis cultivar K30076 chromosome B10, Araip1.1, whole genome shotgun sequence DNA window cttctctcatccagctagaaaaccaaaaattctggttcaaatctCTAATACACCAAGCAAACTCATCCTTCAACACTTTCCAAGCCTTGCAAAGACACCTCCAAATGGGAGAGTCCTTGTTCTTAGGataactaaaacagtcatattgagatgatcggtatttggcatccaataattggacccatagcttgtttggctgttggaaaaaagtccaaactagcttcccaagaagaacaatatttacacaataaggatctctaatccccaaacctccatatttttttggagtaaccagtaccttccaactaacaagattcaatcctcttccatcaacttgtcctttccaaagaaaattcctcatcatagactccaatttactaatgattcctttgggaaaaatagagacctgcatctggtacgtgggaatagcagcggcaacagaattaaccaagcagagtctaccagcccgattgagtaaactccctttccagcttgctagcttactccgaatcttatccaggacaccattgaaagctgaacgagtcactctagaatggctaagggtaactccaagatacttgcccaaatcctggacaaatctgatagaggataccccagtgaaaacctctttccttgttgtagagacattcttggagcaaagcgctttagacttcttcacattaatcttcatcccagatgctttgcaaaaagtctctaaaaccaacatcacattttgcacttgtctctttgtagctttacagaatagaagcaagtcatccgcaaacattaaatgggatattcttggtcctcctctagaaatagcaaccggctcccacaagcccaaatcaacctgatgactaataaagcatgccagtcgctccatacacaacacaaaaagatagggtgacatagggtctccttgtctaagacctcggctaggagtaaagccattcagacgactcccattccaaagaatagataaggaagaagcagtgacacaattcataatcaaattaagtgtaggaataggaaaaccaaagctcttaagggtatgagctaaaaacctccagtcaactctgtcataagctttctccagatcaatcttaaaggccagtgtgcctttctttgatttagtcttcttcataaagtggAGAACTGTTGCTCTTTCTGACGCAAATAAATACTATCCACCACTTCCAAacgcttttgtaaataattaatctgctgctctaattcacatttcttaacaaaaatgttatcaaataccttcgagttaaactctagtgaattcttctgtacttctgaaagcttgccatgaattcCTCTATTACCAGACCACCATGACTGGTTCACAATATCTTTATACCCAGGATGAGTAGCCCAAGCAGCAACAAATCGGAAAGGTCGATTCCCTTTAGGCTGAGGACGACCTTTACAACGCACCAGAATAGGGCAATGATCAGActgaagcctatttaaaacttctgCATAAGCCTCTGAAAAGATAGATAACCAACTACTATTTATACAGACTCGATCAAGCTTTTTTGCCACGTCAACATAATTTTTCACCCTCCTGTACCAAGAAAACTGCCTCCCGATAgtcttcaaatcaaacaaaccactatcccctaatgaagtagcaaacatgtctgctctttgatgagaaaattgacagcccttagattcatgagaaaatttgacttcattaaaatcaccaagaacaatccaaGGTCCTTGAAAAACCATGGATTGCgcaacaagataatcccaaaAATAGTGTGATATCGAGTAAAATTGTTATTACTTATTAGCGATTTTGAGTTTTAAAATCACAAATTATGTTTTATgaaattgttattattttattttaacaaattttaaactTACATATGTTAGATTGTGAAGATATGTTGTAATGTAACTGTGTAGTTATGGTTTAGTATTATCCTCAACAAATTATCTCttctaaatttaaaaatacaattaacaCTTTATTCTAGTAATTTTTCTCCTCAAAATGACCAACACTATAAGTGATCATCATCATATCatcaaattaaaacaaatttATAATCGAAAcactataatttttttctttattttcttctacGTGGAATTTTTTCTTACACTTTTtacttattaattaataattatgtctaaacattatttttatatttgtatAATCTATAACAATAGATAAGATAATGCTAGATTTGGTATAATTAACTTCTTCCATTGCCATTGAGAAAGTACAAATTTCAATCCAGCAGTTACTAAAcaaactattttttattatttattcaaaGTAAACAAATTATTCTCAACTACTATACCTGTATATAGATGAAAACACAGTCATAAAGTTGATACTTAAAAATGATaagataatttaataaaattgtctaaatcatttaattatttttaactatcaactttataaacGACTTTATATACATTGTTCTTTGTTCACACAATTCCCTCATCACTAAAATGTAATATGTAGTTGAAAAtacattattatttatttaaaaatattattcgtaCACTAAatttaactattatttttaatgtgtatttatattgtaatatatattttattatgaaAATTCAGGTACAATAATTATTACACTTTGTACCtaaatttttatcatattttataCTAGTAATTAACtctattaactaattttaatatatacgtAGACTTAGCATAGATATTACTTATTagtgaaaattcaggtgcagtcgacttcacgtgaagttgataattgaaagccgttaaaaaaaaatttaatcaaatcagtacggctctcaattatcaactttatgtgaagtcgactgcacaaGAGTTCTCACCAAAGTCGTTATTTATTttacaaagaaaataaagaggtaaaaactcaggtgaagttgacttcacgtaaagttaatacatgagagccgttagatgaaaatttagtcaaatcagtcaaatcatttaacggctctcagttatcaatttcacatgaagtcgactgcAGTTGAGTTTCCACCAAACAAAGAACCCACCACGTAACGTACAATTCATTTCTTCGAACATTGACTTGTACTGCAATTCATATCCAAAATTTACGGAATCAATTTCCCTGAATCTGAACCAGTTTGGTGTTTGGTTTCTTGAGCTCTTGCTTAGAGACAGTAACAACAAGCACACCATTCTCCATGTGAGCTTTAACCTGCTCAACCTTAGCATTTTCCGGGAGTCTAAACCTTCTCTGGAACTTCCCGCGGCACCGCTCAACGCGGTGCCACTTTatcatcttcttgttcttgtcGTCGTCATCGTCGTCATCGGCATGCCTATCACCACTTATCTGAAGCACCCTTCCATCGACCTCCACCTTGACCTCGTCCTTCTTGAGACCGGGAAGATCTGAAAGAAAAACATGCGCGTCTTTTGTCTCCTTCCAATCTGTTGGGGTGCTTAGGACGGGGCACCTGTTCATCATGGACAGAAAAGGGTCTAAGGTTTCATCATCGCCAACCATTTGAGAAATCAGAGACATTATTATGGTTTCAAAACAACTTAGATCGATAATAGAAACTTAGTTCAAAGTGAAgtgtttgttgttgttgttggagtGGCTATGAATTGGTGTCTTCTTATATAAAGAGTGCAAAGGGAGTNNNNNNAACATTCTCGTTGCTTCTTCACTCTGACATCTTGCACCTTCCAGCGTCCTCCTTTgcataatatttattattattattattattattagacatTTTTTTAAGCCATGCTTTGTTCGTATAAAAGTAGCGTTtgatggagagacagagacggaaaaattgaaattgagaaacagagactaagagacagagattaaaataaatcttagtattctgtttggtgcaaagtgagagacagaaattgaaacaaaaataaaattctaatttaatttgtataaagggtaaaattgaaattaattaattgaaatgaagatattttaggtataaaatgttattaaagtttcagtctccatctttaaaaattttagttcCTTGTGTCTCTACTTTTtgaaggtactgaaatactgaaattttagaaacagagacaaaaattttagtaccaatctccAAACTAACAAATATGATACTGAGTCCCAGTCTCTCGgtctctgtctcaatacctcaaaataAACGCTAGCAAAGAATACAAAGgactcaaaaattcaaaattatggATACTTTCACATACATTTTTTTTTAACTCAATTTTTGTATAGggtgaaatcatataaaattaattgaaaaaaaaatgagaaacgaattttttttacttgttttcTTTTTGTGGTTATaattatcatatttttaaatttttggacCATGTTTTCTCTTTTTGGTCATGATGTGGTCAGGGTTGTAGCCTTCTTGATAGCGTTCTTTTTGGATTTCTTGTAGATAGCTTTTCTCGATACATCTCTTCTCAACAAACCCAAAACTGGGTAGAGAGTCAAAACGGAACCTCAAAAGAATTCAACAAATCACAACccagaaaaaaaataatacaacaaATAAGACTAAGCGCAAGAGACAAGACTATAAGTCTATAACACAATAGTCTATGAAATTGGGCTCAGGTTAAGGCTGGATATGCTCTTGTCAATGGGCTAATTGAGCAACACTGGGCCCGACATATTATTTCCTGTGTTTCAAATAAAATTAAGGTATCCGGGTCTGATGGGCCCAATCCAATAAAAAATCAAGGTACCATGTCCAAATAAAGTAAAATGAAGGTTATCCAATCGGCCAATCCAATGACCAAAAGTTGTGAAATTTATGTGGTAAGTAACACTGTAACAGATTAGCCCTTAAATCGAATCTCATCTTATACATGTAACAATTCATTGGCCAAcgacaaatttttaaatagagtttAGTACCGCAGCAGATTAATTTTTGGTTTGTCGGATTGGAGGATaccgtgaaaaaaaaaaaaaaaaaaaaaacactNNNNNNNNNNNNNNNNNNNNNNNNNNNNNNNNNNNNNNNNNNNGTGAcacatttttatttataatattaaattaataatgatatttttttaattgtgaaCTActgtgatattttttatttttttaaatgatttaaTTTAAGGAGTAGAAATCGGACCGTTTGATTTTTAAGAGAcacagaaatcggaccgtccgatttttagGTACTAGGTACAAACCGTCTgatttgtgtactccaaatttttttaattttttaaacacaaatcagaaggtccgatttgtgtacctcccataattttaaaaaatactaaaaattacaaTATTAGTATATCACTCATCCTACTTTCATATCTAAATTTTTTAGTCCGTGTAGTAATGGTGTGAGTGTATATACAATTAGTGACGAAAAAAGGGAGGGGGAGGGAAATGGTAAGTTAGAGACAAATAATTGATTTATATATAagaaaaaggtttaattactctgttgtttttatagttttgcgaaatttttaattaggttcttatatatttttttctttttactNNNNNNNNNNNNNNNNNNNNNNNNNNNNNNNNNNNNNNNNNNNNNNNNNNNNNNNNNNNNNNNNNNNNNNNNNNNNNNNNNNNNNNNNNNNNNNNNNNNNNNNNNNNNNNNNNNNNNNNNNNNNNNNNNNNNNNNNNNNNNNNNNNNNNNNNNNNNNNNNNNNNNNNNNNNNNNNNNNNNNNNNNNNNNNNNNNNNNNNNNNNNNNNNNNNNNNNNNNNNNNNNNNNNNNNNNNNNNNNNNNNNNNNNNNNNNNNNNNNNNNNNNNNNNNNNNNNNNNNNNNNNNNNNNNNNNNNNNNNNNNNNNNNNNNNNNNNNNNNNNNNNNNNNNNNNNNNNNNNNNNNNNNNNNNNNNNNNNNNNNNNNNNNNNNNNNNNNNNNNNNNNNNNNNNNNNNNNNNNNNNNNNNNNNNNNNNNNNNNNNNNNNNNNNNNNNNNNNNNNNNNNNNNNNNNNNNNNNNNNNNNNNNNNNNNNNNNNNNNNNNNNNNNNNNNNNNNNNNNNNNNNNNNNNNNNNNNNNNNNNNNNNNNNNNNNNNNNNNNNNNNNNNNNNNNNNNNNNNNNNNNNNNNNNNNNNNNNNNNNNNNNNNNNNNNNNNNNNNNNNNNNNNNNNNNNNNNNNNNNNNNNNNNNNNNNNNNNNNNNNNNNNNNNNNNNNNNNNNNNNNNNNNNNNNNNNNNNNNNNNNNNNNNNNNNNNNNNNNNNNNNNNNNNNNNNNNNNNNNNNNNNNNNNNNNNNNNNNNNNNNNNNNNNNNNNNNNNNNNNNNNNNNNNNNNNNNNNNNNNNNNNNNNNNNNNNNNNNNNNNNNNNNNNNNNNNNNNNNNNNNNNNNNNNNNNNNNNNNNNNNNNNNNNNNNNNNNNNNNNNNNNNNNNNNNNNNNNNNNNNNNNNNNNNNNNNNNNNNNNNNNNNNNNNNNNNNNNNNNNNNNNNNNNNNNNNNNNNNNNNNNNNNNNNNNNNNNNNNNNNNNNNNNNNNNNNNNNNNNNNNNNNNNNNNNNNNNNNNNNNNNNNNNNNNNNNNNNNNNNNNNNNNNNNNNNNNNNNNNNNNNNNNNNNNNNNNNNNNNNNNNNNNNNNNNNNNNNNNNNNNNNNNNNNNNNNNNNNNNNNNNNNNNNNNNNNNNNNNNNNNNNNNNNNNNNNNNNNNNNNNNNNNNNNNNNNNNNNNNNNNNNNNNNNNNNNNNNNNNNNNNNNNNNNNNNNNNNNNNNNNNNNNNNNNNNNNNNNNNNNNNNNNNNNNNNNNNNNNNNNNNNNNNNNNNNNNNNNNNNNNNNNNNNNNNNNNNNNNNNNNNNNNNNNNNNNNNNNNNNNNNNNNNNNNNNNNNNNNNNNNNNNNNNNNNNNNNNNNNNNNNNNNNNNNNNNNNNNNNNNNNNNNNNNNNNNNNNNNNNNNNNNNNNNNNNNNNNNNNNNNNNNNNNNNNNNNNNNNNNNNNNNNNNNNNNNNNNNNNNNNNNNNNNNNNNNNNNNNNNNNNNNNNNNNNNNNNNNNNNNNNNNNTATTAAATtaataatgatatttttttaattgtgaaCTActgtgatatttttttaaatgtagGATGATTTAATTTAAGGAGTAGAAATCGGACCGTTTGATTTTTAAGAGAcacagaaatcggaccgtccgatttttagGTACAAAAATTAAACCGTCTgatttgtgtactccaaatttttttaattttttaaacacaaatcagaaggtccgatttgtgtacctcccataattttaaaaaatactaaaaattacaaTATTAGTATATCACTCATCCTACTTTCATATCTAAATTTTTTAGTCCGTGTAGTAATGGTGTGAGTGTATATACAATTAGTGACGAAAAAAGGGAGGGGGAGGGAAATGGTAAGTTAGAGACAAATAATTGATTTATATATAagaaaaaggtttaattactctgttgtttttatagttttgcgaaatttttaattaggttcttatatatttttttctttttaattgagactttacaccaattttttttaaaattgggtccctatattttttttcgttTTATTTGGGTcactgcactaattttttttagtttattccCTATACAATTAAATCAATTACTGTCAAGAGGGATTTAATTGGAAAAAAATTGGTTTAGAGaccaaattaaaaggaaaaaaagtataaagacctaattaacaATTTCGTAAAACTATAtgaaccaacagaataattaaacataaaaaaaaataataaagttcAATAAATTATTATTACGTTTTTATATTGTATAATCAAATGCAAAATTATTGTTGTAACAAAAAAGTCTTTTAAAAGAACATGGAAACCAATCCTAATGACAAGTCTTTTACATCATATAACAAACTAACGTCATCATTAGCAACAAGAAATATGTTATCAATATATATGACTAATACAATAAATTTGTTCCTACTGATTTTCATATAGATACACCTATTAATAGtgtttttcacaaaactataTGATAAGATGGTATCATTAAATTTGATAAATCATTGTTTAGATGCTTATTTTAGTCTATATATTGACACcaaattttcttttcttatgGTCAAGAAACTTTAAGATTAGTCCATATAAATCCCTTCTTCTAAGTTATCATTGAGAAAGACAatctttatatcaatttgatgaAGTTCTAAATCATAATGAACCACCAAAACCATAACAATTCTTAAAGAATCCATTTTTGAAACAGGTGAAAAGGTTTCTTTGTAATCCCACCCTTTTAAGTGTAATCTTTAGCATTAAGTCTAGCCTTATATACCTTTTAATATTATCTTGTGAGTTATGTTTGGTCTTAAATACTCATTTATAACTCGACTAGATCCCAAGTTTAGTTGTCATGGATTGATTTCAACTCTTATTTCATAGCATTAAACCATTTTTCAGAATGGTGAGATTGCATGGCTTGCTTAAAAGATATTGGATCATTGTTAATGCTTAAGTCACACTCTCCCTCTCAAGTGAATAAATTACAAAATCATTTGAAATTATTAGACTTTTTTTTGTCTTGCTGACcttcttaaaattttttgtgGTTCATCTATCACTTGCTCATTTTGGACTTGTGCATCATTGTTAGGCTTAGCCTTTATATACTCATCTAGTGGGTTTAAAATGTTACATTGTTGTCTTGGCATGTAATGTGACCGTGACACAACATTGTTATTTTAAAATGCTATATATACATCTATCGTCATCTCTACAAAGAGAATACCAATTAACACTAATTAATACAAATTCTCACCTTTACGATTTTCATAAATCCAACCACTCTCAATCTACAAtatcaatcaaaattcaattaaactCACAACATTTCCAGCAAAATATATTAACTTGTTTGACTGTTGTATACATTTATAAGGGTATCATATATATTGATATTTAAATCTCAAAAAATGTCATTATATGTAACAGTAATCATTATACAAAATATAGCGAATTAAGTTAAATTTTACATAGATTTAAAAAATGAGTGTTAATTGTTGCCTTAAAAAAGCACAACAACCAAGTATTCCTTCAACATCAATTCACAGAAATTAATATTAACGACACAACAATCAGTAGCACATTGCAAAAATTCAGTAAAAAATCAATCAATCAAgtaaaaacaaattcaaattcgAATTCAAGAAACATAATAGCATGTTGAACTATATAtaaactgttcataccctggcccaataataaaggcccaggatccaagcaaagaagcccaacccaaagggttggctcTCCCCCAGTACCAGCATTCATCCCAAGAAGTCGGTACTGGACAtgacctgctccaaagaagtcggatacgagggttagctggcagataacactcatttgaatgagtaactgcccctagaaactctctaaccacttcatagagccatatcttaacctccttaagatatgggaacggttatccacctaaaaaggtggcactacttcagcggtggttattggttcaccactataaatacactgacaccattcaggtatctctaggcccaatactctctaaacctgttcacacccttgctgacttaggcatcggaatgtctttgcaggtaccaccccccattctctcgcatacacaagtcggacggagggcaCCGAGTTACAGACCTACTTGAAAGCCtcctccttcatacgtttgggccaaccaacgccgtccaacccattaatctccggttacccaccgtaacataaACTAACAGCAATTCTAATCAGAATAATCCTAATCTTAATCTAAATCATCTAACTAGCAGAAAATGATGATAATTAATTCCACTTactaactaaaaattaatatataactaaatcctaaattaactaaaatagagaaaaagagtgATCATGAAACCTGAACTTTGAACAGAGCAAGAAGTACTCAGGGGAGGGAGATGAAGTGGCAGTTGCTGGTGGAACTGCTGCACAAGTGGTCACCGTCGGTGTTGAGATTGCTGACGGCGAGACGAACAAAGAGGGAGAGAAGGTTTCGCGGCTAACGCTGGGTTGCAAAGGGAAGAGAATGAACGAAGAGGCTAGTTTCAGTGAGGGGGAGAGAAGGCGGCGAAAAAGGGATGCAAAGGCGCTGCTGGCGGCAAGTCTGATAGAGCGGCAGggagagggttagagagagagCAGGAGAAGAGaaggtagagagagagagagagggggggatTCGAAATGACAGGGTAGAGGGTTCGCGCTTTGAATTTTAGGGCTAGATACTGTCGGGTTTACTGGCGGATAAATTTGATGGTAGTGTTTTGCGGGTGACCAAAACACTGCGTCACACTAAATTGAGTTATTATCATATTTATCAGCCAGTAAATCCGATGGTTACTAATCCGCACCAAGTTTTCCATTTTCCCTCTAATTATTACCAGCAACTTTACTGTTGAAATAGTGAATCCGACGGTAAAAGTTTGACACGAAGAAATAGTTTCCATTTTTGCCTGTAAATTCGATagtaaatccgatggtaacaTGTGACGCTAATTCCGCCGGTAAATCCAACGGTACTCAAcgcttttcttgtagtgaattacCTGATGTGCTTAATGACTTTGTAAATAAGTGATAGGATTGATTCAATGAACATAGTCACAGGGTTTATGATTTAATGATTCAGCTAATGTCATATTGGACCCTCTCCAAATAAGGCTAGACTGATTTCAACTGTACTTAACTatcttaattgattttttttatcccGGTGTATTTTATAACTACTTTGGCTATAAGAGATTGATATGGCTAATTTGATTTGTATTCTACTAATGTGATActaatttttattgattaaaaatttttaaatggaGCCTGTGtcaatatttttattgtttttggagtGAATTAGAGTACATGTAAAAGCATATACCAGGATTTTTGTTAGTTTGATAAggtaaaaagcgtggcaataggttTACATGTAGGTACATTTAATAAAGTGTAGCTATGTGTCCCCTATCGGCACGCTTTCAAAGCATAGTCAAAACCAACCCAATGGGCACGTCTTTAAAAGCATGATTGTATGTCCACTTTTTGGCAAGCTTTAAAAGCGTGATTATAGGATTATACATATGGTCACGCTTTTAAACGTGACAATAGataaaagcgtgccaatagatcGAAAAAAtatggcgatagagcaaccaaCACATTTacagatgtgaccctttcaaaaacGTGCAAATaactcaaaaagcgtggcgaaaagttaTCGCTAGCTATGTGTTTTCGCACTTTTCAGCACGCTTGCTGATCCGGAGACTTGTGACTTGTGAGTTATGGCCATACCACCCTTTAAAACCAACTAA harbors:
- the LOC107621930 gene encoding class I heat shock protein-like, producing the protein MSLISQMVGDDETLDPFLSMMNRCPVLSTPTDWKETKDAHVFLSDLPGLKKDEVKVEVDGRVLQISGDRHADDDDDDDKNKKMIKWHRVERCRGKFQRRFRLPENAKVEQVKAHMENGVLVVTVSKQELKKPNTKLVQIQGN